The Hymenobacter sp. 5317J-9 genome has a window encoding:
- a CDS encoding glycoside hydrolase family 88 protein, with product MFVAVFFTQACTATKQAGGGTAASSTKKAMLRALEWQEAHPIVEKSTKDWTNGAYYTGVAKAHQATGDAEFLKALQAMARKNEWQTYIRINSADDVAISYAYLYLAALGDKDANLAPTEDFIKKHLAYQQEQKRNKPLWWWCDALFMAPPVFTVLAKRNHDPVLLDEMYRHYKETYDLLYDKEEHLFARDDRFLWTGASTDKKEQNGKKIFWSRGNGWVLGGLALILQDMPKDYAHRPFFEQLFQEMATKVKALQQPDGMWTTSLLSPESYDHTETSGSGFFTYGIAWGINNGLLNSTDFKPVVAKAWPALLKMQKPDGMVGFVQNIGFDPRPATADSWQNYGTGAFLLAGSEVLKMK from the coding sequence TTGTTCGTCGCCGTCTTTTTCACGCAGGCGTGCACCGCCACCAAACAGGCAGGCGGAGGCACTGCTGCTTCCAGCACGAAAAAGGCGATGCTCAGGGCGTTGGAATGGCAGGAAGCGCATCCAATCGTTGAAAAGTCGACCAAAGACTGGACCAACGGCGCTTACTACACAGGCGTGGCCAAAGCCCACCAAGCCACCGGCGACGCCGAATTTTTGAAGGCCCTGCAGGCAATGGCCAGGAAGAACGAATGGCAAACGTACATCCGCATCAACAGCGCCGATGACGTAGCCATCAGCTACGCGTACCTGTATCTGGCAGCCCTCGGCGACAAAGACGCCAACCTTGCCCCCACCGAAGACTTCATAAAAAAGCATTTGGCTTACCAGCAGGAGCAAAAACGCAACAAGCCGCTGTGGTGGTGGTGCGATGCGCTTTTCATGGCGCCTCCGGTTTTCACGGTGCTTGCCAAACGCAACCACGACCCCGTGCTATTGGACGAGATGTACCGGCATTACAAGGAAACCTACGACCTGCTCTACGACAAGGAAGAGCACCTTTTTGCCCGGGACGACCGGTTTTTGTGGACGGGCGCCAGCACCGACAAGAAAGAACAAAACGGCAAAAAGATATTCTGGTCCCGCGGCAACGGCTGGGTGTTAGGCGGTCTGGCCTTAATCCTGCAAGACATGCCGAAAGACTATGCCCACCGGCCTTTTTTCGAGCAGCTCTTTCAGGAGATGGCGACCAAAGTAAAGGCCCTGCAACAACCCGACGGCATGTGGACCACCAGCTTGCTCTCGCCCGAGTCGTACGACCACACCGAAACCAGCGGCAGTGGCTTCTTCACCTACGGCATTGCCTGGGGCATCAATAATGGCTTGCTGAATTCCACTGACTTTAAGCCCGTGGTAGCCAAAGCCTGGCCTGCGTTATTGAAAATGCAAAAGCCCGACGGCATGGTGGGCTTCGTGCAAAACATCGGCTTCGACCCTCGACCGGCCACTGCCGACAGCTGGCAGAACTACGGCACGGGCGCATTCTTACTGGCCGGCAGTGAGGTGCTGAAAATGAAGTAG
- a CDS encoding glycoside hydrolase family 55 protein, whose protein sequence is MNKKYILLAVLLFAAGPVFSQQWRSSLYPQNWKPGMQDSEGRFLHDFSYAGYHRGEQAIPDINKNVVDVTKAPYAVDNTGKADATAAIQQALNDVGQRGGGVVYLPAGKYKLDVSAAKANPLRISYSNVVLRGAGAGKTFIFNDNSNVRNVSIIQAKPTAGGNWLSPEGKAVSITADLLLPTQTIPVSSVQDFMAGDWVVLRTDVTKEFITEHNMDSLWATSLTGTMFYRYITAVDKQANTIQIDAPTRYFLKKRDHARVYKVRPVLSEVGIEGFSIANRQSTLPGLGGLDFNVKGTAAYEVHSAHLLMINSAINCWIRNISTYRPEENKDDIHLVSSGILLQNSRFVTVDACSFQKTQYLGEGGNGYMYTLASNDCLIRNCFAGYARHNYDFKSMRSNGNVILRCRGENSTLASDFHMHLSMSNLFDNTTLNKDFLEAKFRPWGTFPEMHGYPTTQSVYWNTVGEAYPAKVPYIIDSEQFGWGYIIGTSGPANEVKTSPTAGRIKQYDFDSAPEDFKEGIGKGESLLPKSLYLDQLERRLKAHK, encoded by the coding sequence ATGAATAAAAAGTACATTCTCCTGGCAGTTTTGCTCTTTGCTGCTGGCCCGGTTTTCTCGCAGCAGTGGAGAAGCAGTTTGTATCCGCAAAACTGGAAGCCGGGGATGCAGGACAGCGAAGGGCGATTCCTGCACGACTTTTCCTACGCCGGCTATCATCGTGGCGAGCAGGCTATTCCGGACATCAACAAGAACGTAGTGGACGTTACGAAAGCGCCATACGCAGTAGACAACACCGGCAAAGCGGACGCGACGGCCGCTATTCAGCAAGCGTTGAACGACGTGGGCCAGCGCGGCGGAGGCGTAGTCTATTTGCCCGCAGGCAAATACAAGCTTGACGTTTCTGCCGCCAAGGCGAACCCGCTGCGCATAAGCTATAGCAACGTGGTGCTACGAGGCGCGGGCGCGGGCAAGACCTTCATCTTCAACGATAACTCCAACGTCCGGAACGTCTCCATTATACAGGCCAAACCAACGGCTGGCGGAAACTGGCTCAGCCCCGAGGGCAAAGCCGTGAGCATAACGGCAGACCTGCTGCTTCCCACTCAAACCATCCCGGTTTCATCCGTCCAGGATTTCATGGCGGGAGACTGGGTGGTGCTGAGAACCGATGTCACCAAAGAGTTTATCACAGAGCATAACATGGATAGCCTGTGGGCGACCTCGCTGACCGGCACCATGTTCTACCGGTATATCACGGCAGTAGATAAACAGGCCAACACCATTCAAATTGATGCCCCGACCAGGTATTTCCTGAAAAAGCGCGACCATGCCCGGGTTTATAAAGTGAGGCCTGTGCTGAGTGAGGTTGGCATTGAGGGTTTCTCCATTGCCAATCGGCAATCAACGTTGCCGGGTTTAGGCGGCCTGGACTTCAACGTCAAAGGCACCGCTGCTTACGAAGTACACAGTGCGCATCTACTCATGATAAACAGCGCCATCAATTGCTGGATTAGAAACATCAGTACTTACCGGCCGGAGGAGAATAAAGACGACATCCACCTAGTGTCCAGCGGAATTTTACTGCAGAACTCCAGATTTGTAACCGTGGACGCTTGTTCTTTTCAGAAAACCCAGTACCTGGGCGAAGGCGGCAACGGCTACATGTACACGCTGGCTTCCAATGATTGCCTTATTCGGAATTGCTTTGCCGGGTATGCCCGCCACAACTACGATTTCAAATCGATGCGGAGCAACGGCAACGTCATTTTGCGGTGCCGGGGAGAAAACTCCACGCTGGCGAGCGACTTCCACATGCACCTGAGCATGTCTAACCTGTTCGATAACACGACGCTGAACAAAGACTTTCTGGAAGCCAAGTTCAGGCCCTGGGGCACTTTCCCGGAGATGCACGGCTACCCGACCACGCAAAGCGTGTACTGGAACACGGTGGGCGAAGCTTACCCCGCCAAGGTGCCTTATATCATCGATTCGGAGCAGTTCGGCTGGGGATACATCATTGGCACCAGCGGCCCGGCCAACGAGGTGAAGACCTCACCAACCGCAGGCCGGATAAAGCAGTACGACTTCGATTCGGCGCCTGAAGATTTCAAGGAAGGCATTGGCAAAGGCGAGTCTTTGCTGCCAAAATCCTTGTATCTGGACCAGTTGGAAAGAAGGTTGAAGGCGCATAAATAA
- a CDS encoding polysaccharide lyase, which yields MNRIKFTQNGAMCLLLATTVLLSCKKDNPIQTAPNGDYQVDPTRADAVFSSIPLKTFTAANNEYTATEYAADFGDNSKTNNWRGGKQWIIDNSLRVHLDDGYSYTNGLVASNNVSDGTDYDMSYSFKFDPAFTFSEGGKLGWGFEIGDGASGCNVPTAGHGASVRLMWKRTSATTHAIKPYVYYYDMPNTTTYHCGDNPQSKQFDGLEKGVWYNVYIHVTSNTYSNKDGYLKILIKKSTATTWTELANITNIRWTNDHNYRKITRISFDTFRGGDDSSWSGPAGDIFYDDVKFNQLAP from the coding sequence ATGAACCGCATTAAATTCACCCAAAATGGGGCTATGTGCCTGCTGTTGGCAACCACCGTCCTGTTGTCGTGTAAAAAAGACAATCCGATTCAAACGGCCCCCAACGGGGATTATCAGGTCGACCCCACACGGGCCGATGCTGTTTTTAGCAGCATTCCCCTAAAAACGTTTACTGCTGCAAACAATGAATACACTGCTACTGAATACGCTGCAGACTTTGGGGATAATTCGAAAACCAATAATTGGCGTGGAGGCAAACAATGGATTATCGACAATTCCCTGCGCGTCCATTTGGATGACGGCTATTCATACACCAATGGGTTGGTAGCTTCAAACAATGTATCCGATGGCACGGATTACGACATGAGTTACAGTTTCAAGTTTGACCCCGCCTTTACTTTTTCGGAAGGCGGAAAACTGGGTTGGGGATTTGAAATTGGCGACGGAGCCAGTGGCTGCAATGTGCCAACGGCCGGACACGGAGCGAGTGTGCGGTTAATGTGGAAAAGAACATCCGCTACAACGCATGCTATTAAGCCATACGTTTACTATTATGACATGCCCAATACCACCACCTATCATTGTGGTGATAACCCACAAAGCAAACAATTCGACGGACTAGAAAAAGGGGTGTGGTACAATGTTTACATCCATGTTACGAGCAATACCTACAGCAACAAGGATGGCTATTTAAAAATACTCATCAAAAAAAGTACGGCTACCACTTGGACCGAGCTGGCCAATATTACCAATATTCGCTGGACCAATGACCACAATTACCGTAAAATAACCAGAATATCGTTTGACACCTTTAGAGGCGGGGATGACAGCAGTTGGTCGGGCCCTGCGGGAGATATTTTTTACGATGACGTAAAATTCAATCAGCTTGCTCCGTGA